The following are from one region of the Atribacterota bacterium genome:
- a CDS encoding MoaD/ThiS family protein, with amino-acid sequence MKVSIKFYSGFEKYLQDNCNRLLKLNLDNGEDITSILNRFLPQEAIGFVGMVLVNKKITNFDYQLVEGDMVEVFPVIGGG; translated from the coding sequence ATGAAGGTAAGCATAAAGTTTTATTCTGGTTTTGAAAAATACCTACAGGATAATTGCAATAGATTATTGAAATTAAACCTCGATAATGGAGAAGATATTACATCGATTTTGAACCGTTTTTTGCCTCAAGAAGCCATAGGTTTTGTGGGAATGGTGTTAGTTAATAAGAAGATTACCAATTTCGATTATCAATTAGTTGAGGGAGATATGGTTGAAGTATTTCCAGTTATAGGCGGAGGTTAA
- a CDS encoding replication-associated recombination protein A: MDLFHQQAKKITKLAPLADRMRPKNLEEFVGQEKIIGKGKPLRIAIEKDQLQSIILWGPPGSGKTTLAMIIAQMTKSFFVQFSAVTSGIPDLKEIIKEVKQRWTFHQQKTILFVDEIHRFNKNQQNAFLPYVEDGTIILIGATTENPSFEVISPLLSRSSVYVLDSLTEKDLSRIIQRALADIENGYGNLPLEIDEEIINLITGLSYGDARIALNILEFAVNTRIAHFKDKDKIKIDRDLIQQVVQKNILRYDKSGEEHYNLISALHKSMRDSDPDAALYWVTRMIEAGEDPLYIARRLIRFASEDIGNADPQALSVAVSAMQAVHFLGMPEGDLALIQAAVYLSNTSKSNALYKGRQLAGQDIKRYGPLPVPFVIRNAPTSMMKDMGYGAGYQYAHDYRDAFVDQQHLPDQLVERKYYFPSGRGLEGKIKEIMEQRKKMKTLLQQKKSIKKAIPKEENINRE, from the coding sequence ATGGATCTTTTTCATCAACAGGCAAAAAAAATAACCAAATTAGCTCCCTTAGCTGACCGAATGCGGCCAAAAAATCTGGAGGAATTTGTAGGGCAGGAAAAGATTATTGGCAAGGGCAAGCCTTTGCGCATTGCTATTGAGAAAGATCAGCTACAGTCAATTATTTTGTGGGGTCCCCCGGGTTCAGGGAAAACTACCCTGGCTATGATTATTGCCCAAATGACCAAAAGTTTTTTTGTCCAGTTTAGTGCTGTTACTTCCGGTATTCCTGATTTAAAGGAAATCATTAAAGAAGTTAAACAGCGCTGGACTTTTCATCAGCAGAAGACTATTCTCTTTGTAGATGAGATTCATCGTTTTAATAAAAATCAGCAAAATGCCTTTCTCCCCTATGTGGAGGACGGGACTATTATATTGATTGGGGCTACTACTGAAAATCCTTCTTTTGAAGTGATTTCTCCCCTATTGTCACGTTCAAGTGTTTATGTGCTCGATTCTCTCACCGAGAAGGATTTATCCAGAATTATTCAGCGTGCTTTAGCTGATATAGAGAATGGTTATGGAAACTTACCTCTGGAAATAGATGAAGAGATAATTAATCTTATTACCGGGCTATCTTATGGAGATGCCAGGATAGCTTTAAATATACTTGAATTTGCTGTGAATACCAGAATTGCCCACTTTAAGGATAAGGATAAAATTAAAATAGATAGAGACTTAATTCAGCAAGTTGTACAGAAAAATATCCTTCGTTATGATAAAAGTGGTGAGGAACATTATAATCTCATTTCAGCATTACATAAAAGTATGCGCGATTCTGATCCTGATGCAGCTCTTTATTGGGTTACCCGTATGATTGAAGCAGGCGAGGATCCCCTTTATATTGCCCGTAGACTCATCAGGTTTGCCTCGGAGGATATTGGAAATGCAGATCCTCAAGCACTTTCTGTTGCAGTATCAGCAATGCAGGCAGTTCATTTTCTTGGAATGCCAGAGGGAGATTTAGCTCTAATACAGGCTGCGGTTTATCTATCTAATACCTCAAAAAGTAATGCTCTTTATAAAGGTAGACAACTAGCCGGTCAGGATATAAAGAGATATGGTCCATTGCCGGTACCTTTTGTTATTCGTAATGCTCCAACTTCGATGATGAAAGATATGGGTTATGGAGCAGGATACCAGTATGCCCACGATTATCGGGATGCATTTGTTGACCAACAACATCTTCCTGATCAGCTGGTAGAAAGAAAATATTATTTCCCTTCCGGAAGAGGATTGGAGGGGAAAATTAAAGAGATAATGGAACAGAGAAAAAAAATGAAAACATTGTTGCAGCAGAAAAAAAGTATAAAAAAGGCTATTCCTAAAGAGGAGAACATAAACAGGGAGTGA
- a CDS encoding pyridoxal phosphate-dependent aminotransferase, protein MKKHYNFDQIIPRGCDSGSYSVKWQSFEHKFPGYDVQGALGMWIADMDFLCPSEVITAVKKRAEHGIYGYVSPDAVEAFKKAAAGWFDRRYNYQIPTDWMLFISGVVPSINAAIQEFTKPGDGVIIQNPVYYPFRESIVNCGRRVQNNQLIEKKGFYSMDFKGLEELAKDPDTKLIILCNPHNPVGRVWTRDELYRAGKICLDNEVLIFSDEIHADLIMKEHKFITAGKLPDTITQNLIISYAPSKTFNIAGLSASLIVIPNKEIRERLTKRMIINNYPDPNVFAPIAGEAAYLYGDSYVDDLTEYVENNFDYVIEYLKDNLTDIHMKKPEGTYLAWIDFRGTGLSNKEIYSLILEKAKIAVDLGEWFGSGGEGFMRFNFACPKSTVVTAMQRLKNAFQNL, encoded by the coding sequence ATGAAGAAACATTACAATTTTGATCAAATTATCCCACGGGGCTGTGATAGCGGTTCTTATAGTGTAAAATGGCAGAGTTTTGAACATAAATTCCCTGGTTACGATGTTCAGGGAGCTTTAGGTATGTGGATAGCAGATATGGATTTTTTATGTCCATCTGAGGTTATCACAGCGGTTAAAAAAAGAGCTGAACATGGAATCTATGGGTATGTTTCACCTGATGCTGTAGAAGCTTTTAAAAAAGCTGCTGCGGGATGGTTTGATAGGCGCTATAATTATCAAATCCCTACTGATTGGATGCTCTTTATTAGTGGTGTGGTACCCTCAATAAATGCTGCTATTCAAGAGTTTACCAAACCTGGAGATGGGGTCATTATACAAAATCCTGTTTACTATCCTTTCCGGGAAAGTATTGTAAATTGTGGAAGAAGAGTACAAAATAACCAGTTAATTGAAAAAAAAGGTTTTTACAGTATGGATTTTAAAGGCTTAGAAGAGTTAGCAAAAGATCCTGATACTAAACTCATTATACTTTGCAATCCCCACAATCCGGTAGGTAGAGTTTGGACCAGGGATGAATTGTATCGTGCTGGCAAGATCTGTTTGGATAATGAGGTATTAATTTTCTCTGACGAGATTCATGCCGATTTGATAATGAAAGAACACAAGTTTATTACAGCTGGGAAATTACCAGATACCATCACTCAGAATCTTATCATCTCTTATGCACCCAGTAAGACATTTAATATAGCTGGCCTGAGCGCCTCACTAATTGTAATTCCGAATAAGGAAATAAGAGAAAGATTGACTAAGAGAATGATTATTAATAATTATCCTGATCCTAATGTATTTGCACCTATCGCTGGTGAAGCTGCTTATCTTTACGGGGATAGTTATGTAGATGATTTAACAGAATATGTAGAGAATAACTTTGATTATGTTATTGAATATCTTAAGGATAATTTAACAGATATACACATGAAAAAACCTGAGGGAACATACTTGGCCTGGATTGATTTCAGAGGAACTGGATTAAGTAATAAAGAAATCTATTCCTTGATATTGGAAAAGGCAAAGATAGCTGTAGACCTGGGAGAGTGGTTTGGCTCAGGAGGAGAAGGATTTATGAGATTTAACTTTGCCTGTCCCAAATCAACAGTGGTCACAGCTATGCAACGACTTAAAAATGCATTTCAAAACTTATAA
- a CDS encoding lysophospholipid acyltransferase family protein, producing MYYYKEVKKIKPPWGKILRFLTSVYLHWKIDIHVSKNDTNSLNPSYLVLANHVTYWDPFLVNMFVEEPICYIAEAVYFRNPLFRLILNSVGSIPKKRYMKQYLPIKRLLRAKDNGRILGIFPEGERKWDGTTDFKTLCATAKLIKKLDVPVVTVKIRGGYLAYPRWAKVSRKGRVDLSYTLCLTKDECRALSLEQIEDKIKQYLAHDEVDYQRKEYSKYIGKDLAENLEHLLFTCPNCQSLNTLISHGNQLSCQQCHYSVIYNQYGFLEGLQKKLYFDNLRDWNRWQNLFLREFITEKYNIKNQDCKDILRDNEVEMFVGSLSQPFAYMGEGNLCLNQKELYFEFPDGEKCRFQLGKITGLSVQFQAVLEFNYHDKKMYRCKFKNPHLSAYKWVQSIGITREKID from the coding sequence ATGTATTATTATAAAGAAGTTAAAAAAATTAAACCTCCTTGGGGGAAAATATTACGATTTTTAACCAGCGTGTATTTACATTGGAAGATAGATATCCATGTATCAAAAAATGATACTAATAGTTTGAATCCCTCCTATCTTGTTTTGGCTAATCATGTAACTTACTGGGATCCCTTTTTAGTAAATATGTTTGTTGAGGAACCAATATGCTACATTGCTGAGGCGGTTTATTTCAGAAATCCTTTATTCCGTCTCATTCTCAATTCAGTCGGCTCTATTCCTAAAAAGAGATATATGAAACAATATTTACCCATTAAAAGATTGCTTCGAGCTAAAGATAACGGAAGAATATTGGGTATTTTCCCTGAAGGTGAACGGAAATGGGATGGAACTACTGATTTTAAGACTTTATGCGCTACAGCAAAATTAATTAAGAAATTAGATGTACCCGTAGTAACGGTAAAGATAAGAGGCGGGTATCTTGCTTATCCACGGTGGGCAAAAGTATCAAGAAAAGGTAGGGTAGACTTATCTTATACTTTGTGTCTTACTAAAGATGAGTGTCGTGCATTATCATTAGAGCAGATTGAAGACAAAATAAAGCAGTACCTTGCTCATGATGAAGTAGATTATCAGAGAAAGGAATATAGTAAATATATCGGTAAAGATTTAGCAGAGAACCTGGAACATCTTTTATTTACCTGTCCTAATTGTCAGTCCCTTAATACACTTATTTCTCATGGTAATCAATTATCCTGCCAGCAATGTCACTACAGTGTGATTTACAATCAATATGGTTTTTTGGAAGGCTTACAGAAAAAATTGTATTTTGATAACCTCAGAGATTGGAATCGATGGCAGAATCTCTTTTTAAGAGAGTTTATTACAGAAAAATACAATATCAAAAACCAAGACTGTAAAGATATTTTAAGAGATAATGAGGTTGAAATGTTTGTCGGTAGCCTTAGCCAGCCCTTTGCTTATATGGGAGAGGGGAACTTATGTTTAAATCAAAAAGAGTTGTATTTTGAATTTCCGGATGGAGAGAAGTGCCGATTTCAATTAGGGAAAATTACCGGTCTTAGTGTTCAGTTTCAAGCAGTGCTGGAGTTTAATTATCATGATAAGAAAATGTACCGGTGTAAATTTAAAAATCCGCATTTGTCTGCCTATAAATGGGTACAATCCATTGGCATTACCCGAGAAAAAATAGATTAG
- a CDS encoding VOC family protein — translation MFSIIDPKTHSHISFVVDDVENCLAKLKENGGTTVGETVMGHIDSVVKIHVVYDKDPEGNIIEIQKWS, via the coding sequence GTGTTTTCAATTATAGACCCCAAAACCCATAGTCATATTTCCTTTGTGGTTGACGATGTTGAGAATTGTTTGGCTAAGCTAAAAGAAAATGGAGGAACGACAGTAGGAGAAACAGTTATGGGGCATATTGATAGTGTAGTGAAAATACATGTAGTATATGACAAAGATCCGGAGGGTAATATAATTGAAATACAAAAATGGAGCTAA